DNA from Burkholderiales bacterium:
GACAGCGGCCGGAGCGGATGCGGGCGCCGCCGCCGCGGGCGCGGGTGCAGCCGTCGGCGCGGCTGCGGATACGGGCGCTGCCGCGGGCATTGCCGCCACGACCGGCGCGGGCGGGACCGGCGCGCTGTGCGCCGCGCCGCGGTCGACGGCCGCATACACGCCGACGCCGATCGCGATGCCGGCGACGAGGGCGGCCGCGGCCCAGGCGTACGGCGGCGGGGCGGCCATGATGCGCTTGCGCGGCGGCCGGCTGAACTCGCTGTCGCGCAGCGCGGCCTCGACGTGATGCGCCTCTATGGTGTGCGTGTTCTCGGAGAAAGCGGCGAGCAGCGCCTTGTCGGCGATCAGGTTGATGCGGCGCGTGAGCCCGCTCGCGGCGCGCGCGATCTGGCGCACGATCGCGGGCGAGAACAGGTCCGGCCCGTGATACCCCGCCGCGCGCATCCTGAACATCAGATACTCGCGCGCTTCCTCGTCGGTCAGCGGGTCGAGCCGGAAGCTGTGGGCGATGCGGTCGCGCAGCTGTCGGATGTCCGGCCGGCGCAGGATCTCGTCGAGCTCGGGCTGGCCGAAGAGCACCATCTGCAGGAGCTTGTCGTTGCGCGTCTCGAGGTTCGAAAGGAGGCGGATCTCCTCCAGCGTCGCGAGCGGCATGCTCTGCGACTCCTCGATGAAGAGCACGACGCGGTGTCCCGCGGCGTGCTGCTCGACCAGATGCGCCTGCAGCGCGTGCATCACTTCGAGCCGGTCGGCGTGGCGGTCGATGCCGAGCCCCAGCTCGAAAGCGATGGCGTGCAGCGCTTCGTCGGGCGCGACGCTCGGGTTGGCGAGATAGACGCTCTCGACGTTCGGCGGCAGCCTGTTCTGCAGCATGTTGCAGAGCATGGTCTTGCCGCTGCCGACCTCGCCGCTCACCTTCACGATGCCTTCGCCGTGGGTGATGGCGTAGATCAGCGCTTCGAGGACGGGACCGCGGTTACCCCCGCTGAAGAAGAAGTCGGTGTTGGGGGTGATCTTGAAAGGCGCTTCTCTCAGGCCGAAATGTTCATAGTACATAGGCTGATTGGCGCCGCGGAGTGACCGTCAGCGCCTTCTCCTGTCGGTGAGTTCATTTCTGCGCGACATCTTCGCTCGCGTAGTTCTGCATGCGGCTGTACAGCGTGGTGCGGTGTATGCCGAGGAGCTTGGCGGCGCGCGTGAGGTTGCCGTGCGTGATCGCGAGCGCGGCTTCGACGTACCCGCGCTCCCATTGCTGCAGCGTGCTGTCGAGATCGAACGACTTGTTGAACTGGAGCTGGCGCTTGGCGGCTTCGAGGATCGCGTTGAAATCCTGCGTCACCGGCAGCCCCACGTCGACGTCCATGCTCTCCATGTCGAGCTCGGCCTGTAGCTGCTCGGCCGTGATCTCCTGGCCGGCGTGCTTGGTCGTCAGTCGGATCACGATGTTGCGCAGCTCGCGCACGTTGCCGGGAAAGCTGTAGTCCGACCACAGCGCCAGCGCGTTGCCGTCGAGGCGAAAGCCTTCCACCCCGGCCTGCCTGGCGTACACATCGCGGAAGTGGTCGAGCAGCACCGCCTTGTCGTCGCCGAGATCGCGCAGCGGCGGCACCGACAGCGTAAAGACCGAGAGGCGGTGGTAGAGGTCCGCGCGAAAGCGCCCGGCGCGGATCTCCTGGCGCATGTCGCGGTTGGTGGCGGCGATGACGCGCGCGTTCGAGACGCGGCTCTGGGTCTCGCCGACGCGCTGGAACTCGCCGTTCTCGAGCACGCGCAGGAGCTTCGCCTGGAGCTCGAGCGGCAGCTCTCCGATCTCGTCGAGGAACAGCGTCGAATCCTGCGCGTCCTCGAAATAGCCGGCGCGGGGCGTGGTCGCGCCGGTGAAAGCGCCTCTGGCGTAGCCGAAGAGCGTGGGCTCGACCAGCGTGGGGGAGATCGCGGCGCAGTTGAGCGCGAGGAACGGCCTGCCGGCGCGGTGCGACAGCGCGTGCAGCGACTGCGCGACGAGCTCCTTGCCGCTGCCCGACTCGCCTTCGATCAGCACCGGGAAAGGCGCGTTCGCGAACTGGCCGATCTGCTGCCGGAGCTTCTCGATGAGGACGCTCGAGCCGAGGAGGCCGCTCGAAGGCAGCGCTTCGACCTCGGCGTCGCGCACTTCGAGCGCCCGCGTGAGGAGCTCGCGGAGGGTGTCGGGCTCGCACGGCTTGTGGACGAAGTCGACCGCGCCGAGCGTGCGCGCGTGGCGGGCGTTCATCTCGTCGCTCTGCCCGGAGAGCACGAGGATCTTCATCTCGGGCGAGTACGCGACGAGCTCGGAGACGAGGCGGAAGCCTTCGTCGGGACGGTGCGGGGTGGGGGGAAGCCCGAGGTCGACGAGCGCGAGCTGGGGCGGGCGGTCCAGCTGCCGCAGCAGGCTTTTCACCTGTGCGCGGGAATCGGCAACGTAGACGTTGAAGTCGCTGGCGAGCACGAAGCTCAGCGTGTCCGAAATCACCGGGTCATCGTCGACGATCAGCAGGTCCGGTTTTGCCTCCTCACTCACGCCCGGTTTCCGCTCCGAAGCCCAAACTGAATCAATTGTGCCAGCGATCCTCCCGAAGGTACAGCGTTTTCAGGCCGCCGCGCGCTCGCCTATGCACGCGAGGAACGCCTGCTCGAGGCTTGCGGCGCCGTGACGCTCGACGAGCGCGTCCGGCGTGCCGGCGAACATGAGCCGGCCGTTCTGGACGACCGCCATCCGGTCGGAGAGCTCCTGCACGTCGGCGAGCGCGTGCGAGGTGAAGAAGATCGTGCGCCCGGCCTCGCGCAGGCGCCGAAGCTCGCGCTTGAGCAGCGCGCGCGCTTTGGGGTCGAGGCCGCTGGTCGGCTCGTCGAGCACCTGCAGGGTCTTGCCGGAGACGAGGCACGCCGCGAGGCCGAGCTTTTGCGTCATGCCCTTGGAGTACGTGCGCGCCGGGCGGTCGAGCGCCGACAGCGCGAGATCGAGCCGCTCGAAGACCGCCCGGACCCCGGCTTCGTCGTACGGCCGGCGATGGAGCTGGGCCATGTAGCGCAGGAAATCGCGACCGGTGAGGTAATGCGGCGGGTTGAAGCGCTCGGGCAGGAACGCGAGGTCGGCGCGCGACGCGGTGTCGCGGTGGGTCCGGCCCGCGATCTCGATCGCGCCCGAATCGGGCGTCGTGAAGTCGAGGAGGCACTTGATCAGCGTCGTCTTGCCGGCGCCGTTGCCGCCGACCAGCGCGAACAGCTCGCCGCGTGCGACTTCGAGCGTGAAGTCGTCGAGCGCGCGGGTAGCGCCGAAAGCCTTCGATACGCCGCGGAAAGCGAGAGCGGGCGAGCTGTCCATGTGCCTGAAGTTATAGCATCGTGTAGCGCAGGCGCCTCGCCTGCAGTAAAAAAAACGCGCCCCGGCCTGCAGGCGGGGGCGCCTGCGCTACTGTTACAATTCGCGTTTTTTCGTCCACCCCCTCTGAATAGATGGCCCAAGAGCCACTCATCGAGATCAAGAACGTCGGCTTTGCGTACGATCGGCGCCCCGTGCTGATCGACGTCGACATGACCATTCCGAAAGGCAAGGTCGTGGCGATCATGGGCGTCTCCGGCTCGGGCAAGACCACGCTGCTGCGGCTCATCTCGGGCGTGGTCAAACCGAGCAGCGGGCAGGTGCGCGTCGCCGGGACGCTCGTCAACGATCTCGACCAGGGGGGCGTCTTCGAGCTGCGCCGCCGCATGGGGATGCTGTTCCAGTTCGGCGCGCTGTTCACCGATCTCTCGGTCTTCGACAACGTCGCCTTCCAGATGCGCGAGCACACCGACCTGCCGGAGCGCATGATCCGCGACCTGGTCATGATGAAGCTCAATGCGGTGGGCCTGCGCGGCGCCGCGAAGCTCATGCCGGCCGAGCTCTCGGGCGGGATGGCGCGGCGCGTCGCGCTCGCGCGCGCGATCGCGCTCGACCCGATGATCATGATGTACGACGAGCCTTTCACCGGCCTCGACCCGATCTCGCTCGGCGTCATCGGCAATCTCATCCGGCGTCTCAACGACGCGCTCGGCGCGACGTCGCTGGTCGTGACGCACGACGTGTACGAAGCGCTCGAGATCGTCGACTACGTCTATTACATGGCCGACGGCGTGGTCGTCGCGCACGGCACGCCGGCGCAGATGCGCGCTTCGACCGACCCGCTGGTGAGACAGTTCGTCTACGGCGAGATCGACGGTCCGACGCCTTTCCAGTATCCCGCGCGCGGCTATGCGCAGGACTTGAAGCTCGCCCACTGAAACCAACAATGTTCAACCGCACTTCCTCGCTCGGCATCCGCGGCATCGGCCATCACACCGTCGACATGGTGTGGCGTCTGGGCTACGCCAGCCGGTTCTTCGGGCTCACGATCGCCAGCTCCGGGACGACTTTCAGGCGCATACGACTGCTGATACGCGAGCTGTATTACACCGGCGTGCTCTCGCTCATCATCATCCTGGTGTCGGGGCTCTTCGTCGGCATGGTGCTGGGGCTGCAGGGCTATTACACGCTGCAGACCTACGGCTCGGAGTCCGCGCTCGGGGTGCTGGTGGCGCTGTCGCTGGTGCGCGAGCTCGGCCCGGTGGTGGCGGCGCTGCTCTTCGCGAGCCGCGCGGGGTCGGCGATGACCGCCGAGATCGGGCTGATGAAAGCGACCGAGCAGCTCGCGGCGATGGAGATGATGGCGGTCGACCCGATCGCCCGCGTCGTCGCGCCGCGCTTCTGGGCCGGCGTCATCTCGATGCCGCTCCTGGCGGCGCTGTTCTCGGCGATGGGCGTCTTCGGCGGTTATCTGGTCGGCGTGGTGCTGATCGGCGTCGACGAAGGCTCGTTCTGGTCGCAGATGCAATCGGCGGTGGATTTCTACAACGACATACTCAACGGCGTCCTCAAGAGCTTCGTGTTCGGCGTCGCGGTGACCTGGATCTCGCTGTTCGAAGGGTACGACGCGCCGCCGACCGCCGAAGGCGTCTCGGGCGCGACGACGCGCACCGTCGTCACGTCCTCGCTCGCGATACTCGGGCTGGACTTCCTCCTCACCTCTTTCATGTTTCGGGGATTCTGATGGAACGATCGACGCTCGACCTGTGGGTCGGCCTTTTCGTCTGCGCGGGGATCGCCGCACTGCTCGTGCTCGCCATGAAAGTGGGAAATATGACGAGCATCGGCCTGGGCAATCAAACGTATACTCTGTACGCCAATTTCGACAACATCGGCGGCCTGAAGCCGCGTGCGCCGGTCAAGAGCGCGGGCGTCGTGGTGGGCCGGGTGACCTCGATCGGCTTCGACAACGAGCGCTTCAACGCCCGCGTCGAGCTGGCGATCGAAAACAGCTTCAAGTTCCCGAAGGACACGACCGCCTCGATCCTGACATCCGGATTGCTGGGCGAGCAGTATATCGGTCTGGAGGCCGGCGGCGACCCGCAGAACCTGGCGAGCGGCGAGTCGCTCAAGCTCACGCAGTCCGCGGTCGTCCTCGAAAAGCTCATCAGCCAGTTCCTGTACAGCAAGGCGGCCGAAGGCGGCGACAACAACGCCAAGAAGTAAGACGCGCGCAGCGTCCGTATCGAAGGGGAAACACATGAAAAAGCTGATCACCGCGTTGTTTTTCGCTCTCGCCGCGTCGGCGTCGCACGCGCTCGCCGACGTCGCGCCCGACGCGCTGGCGAAGAGCGTCACCGACGAAGTGCTCGCGATCATCCGCGCGGACAAGGACCTGCAGGCGGGCAACCCGCAGAAGGTCGCGCAGCTCGTCGAGACCAAGGTGCTGCCGCACTTCAACTTCACGCGCATGACCCAGCTCGCGGTCGGCCGCAACTGGCGGCAGGCCAGCGCGGAACAGCAGAAAGTGCTCACCGAGGAGTTCAAGACCCTGCTCGTGCGCACCTACACGACCGCGTTCACCGGCTACCGGAACCAGACCATCGAGTACCGGCCGGTGCGCATGAGCCCGGTGGACACCGACGTCATCGTGAAGTCGCTGATCAAGCAGCCCACCGGCCAGCCGGTCGCGGTCGACTACAGCATGGAAAAGGTGGGCAGCACCTGGAAGGTCTACGACGTCAAGATCGAAGGCATCAGCCTCGTCGAGAACTATCGCAACACCTTCAACGCCGAGGTCCAGAGAACCGGCGTCGACGGCCTGATCGCGGCGCTCAGGAACAAGAACAAGGCGCTCGCGTCGCAGACCGCGGCGGCCGCGCGCTGATGATCGTCTGCGAAGGCGAGCGCTGCAGGGTCGAAGGCGCGCTGACGATGGCCAACGTGACCGCCGTGCTCGAAGAGAGCCGGCGCGCGTTCCAGTCGCCGCGCATCGTCGTCGACCTTGCGGGCCTGACCGAAGTCGATTCCTCCGCGCTCTCGCTGCTGCTCGAATGGCGCCGCCTCGCCGCCGCCGACAAGCGCGCGATCGAATACACCAATCTCCCGGACAACCTGAGGACCCTCGCCGATCTCTACGGCGTGTCAGAGTTGCTGCCTGCGTCCTAGCGACGTGACTCCCGCAATACAGGTCGACCGCGTGGCGAAGAGCTTCGCGGGCGTGCACGCGCTCGCGGGGGTGAGCCTCGAGGTCGAGCAGGGCGAGTTCTTCGGCCTGCTCGGGCCCAACGGCGCGGGCAAGACCACGCTCATCAGCATCGTCGCCGGGCTCACGCGCGCCACCGCGGGCTCGGCGCGCGTGATGGGTCACGACGTGGTGAAGGACTATCGCGAGGCGCGCCGAGCGCTCGGGGTCGTGCCTCAGGAGCTGGTGTTCGACCCGTTCTTCACGGTGCGCGAGACGCTGCGCATCCAGTCGGGCTACTTCGGCGTCCGCGCCAACGACGCCTGGATCGACGAGGTGATCGAGGAGCTCGACCTGACGGACAAGGCGAACACCAACATGCGCGCGCTCTCCGGCGGCATGAAGCGGCGCGTGCTGGTCGGCCAGGCGCTGGTGCACAAGCCGCCGGTGATCGTGCTCGACGAGCCCACCGCCGGCGTCGACGTCGAGCTCAGGCAGGCGCTGTGGCGCTTCGTCCGGCGCCTGAACCGCGACGGCCACACCATCGTGCTCACCACGCATTACCTCGAGGAAGCCGAGGCGTTGTGCGGACGCATCGCGATGCTCAAACAGGGCCGGATCGTCGCCCTCGACACGACCCAGAATCTGCTGCGCCGCCACTCGGGCTGCTATGTCGAGCTGCGCGTCGAACCCGATCGCCTGCCCGACCGCCTGGAGCCGCGAGTCGTCGAGCGCCGCGAAAAGGGGGAATACCGGCTGGCGATGAAGAGCTACGACGAGGTCGCGGAGCTGATCACGAGCCTGCGCAGCGCGGGAGTCAAGGTGCACGAGCTCGAGGTCCTGCATCCCGACCTGGAGGAGGTCTTCGTGCAGATCATGAACCAATGACCGGCTTCTACACCCTGTTCTACAAGGAATGGCTGCGCTTCTGGAAAGTGAGCGTGCAGACCGTGCTCGCGCCGGTGCTGACCGCGATGCTCTATCTGCTGGTGTTCGCGCACACCCTGCGCGGCCACGTGGAAGCCTATCCGGGGATCGGGTACACGACGTTCCTGGTGCCGGGGCTCGCGATGATGGCGGTGCTGCAGAACGCGTTCGCCAACTCGTCGTCGAGCCTGATGCAGTCGAAGATGCAGGGGAACATCGTCTTCGTGCTGCTGCCGCCGCTCTCGCATCGCGAGTTCTTCCTCGCGTACCTGCTGGCGGCGGTCGCGCGCGGGCTGCTGGTCGGCGCCGGGGTGTTCGCCGCGACGATCGCGTTCGTCGACGTGCCGGTGGCCCACCCGGTGTGGGCGGTCGCTTACGCGCTCGCCGGCAGCGCGGTCATGGGCACCCTCGGCATCATCGCCGGGCTGCAGGCCGACAAGGTCGACCAGCTCTCGGCGTTCCAGAACTTCATCGTACTGCCGCTCACCTTCCTGTCGGGCGTCTTCTACTCGATCCATTCGCTGCCGCCGTTCTGGCAGACGCTGTCTCATTTCAATCCGATCTTCTACATGATCGACGGTTTCCGCTACGGCTTCTTCGGGCAGGCCGACGTCTCGCCGTGGCTCTCGCTCACGATTGTGACGAGCAGTTTCCTGGCCTTATCATTGCTGACCCTGTCGCTCATCCGCAGCGGCTACAAGCTAAGACGCTGAGAGGCGAGAGGAGATAGGAGAGAGGGGAAAACCGCGGGTGATCCCTCCGGTGCTCTCCTATCTCCTCTCTTCTTTCTCCTCTCTGGATTGACCATGGATCCCAATCTCATCAAGCAATACATCGAGCAAAACCTCGAAACCGAACACGTCGAAGTCGCCGGCGACGGCCGTCATTTCGAGGCGATCATCGTCAGCCCTCTGTTCCGCGGGAAACGCATGGTGCAGCAGCACCAGCTCGTCTATGCGGCGCTGGGCGACAGGATGCGCGAAGAGATCCACGCGCTCTCGATGAAGACGCTCACGCCCGAAGAGTGGAAGGCGCAGCGTGGATAAGCTCGTCATCGAAGGCGGCGTGCCGCTGCACGGCGAGGTCGCGATCTCAGGCGCGAAGAACGCCGCGCTGCCCATCCTCTGCGCCTCGCTGCTCACGCGCGACCCGGTGACGATCGAGAACGTTCCGCATCTGCGCGACGTGACGACCATGCTCAACCTGCTCGGGCAGATGGGTGTCGCGATCTCGGTCGACGAAAAGCTCGGGGTCGAGCTGTCCGCCGCGCAGATCAAGCAACCGGCGGCGCCCTACGAGCTGGTGAAAACGATGCGCGCGTCGGTGCTGACGCTGGGGCCGCTGGTCGCGCGCTGCGGCGAGGCGCGGGTGTCGCTGCCCGGCGGCTGCGCGATCGGCCTGCGGCCGGTCGACCAGCACATCAAAGGCCTGCAGGCGATGGGCGCGACCATCAGCATCGAGCAGGGCGACATGATCGCGCGCGCGGGCAGGCTGAAAGGCGCGCGCATCGTCACCGACATCGTCACCGTCACCGGCACCGAGAACCTGATGATGGCGGCGACGCTCGCCGAGGGCACGACGGTCATCGAGAACGCCGCGCGCGAGCCCGAGGTC
Protein-coding regions in this window:
- a CDS encoding AAA family ATPase — translated: MYYEHFGLREAPFKITPNTDFFFSGGNRGPVLEALIYAITHGEGIVKVSGEVGSGKTMLCNMLQNRLPPNVESVYLANPSVAPDEALHAIAFELGLGIDRHADRLEVMHALQAHLVEQHAAGHRVVLFIEESQSMPLATLEEIRLLSNLETRNDKLLQMVLFGQPELDEILRRPDIRQLRDRIAHSFRLDPLTDEEAREYLMFRMRAAGYHGPDLFSPAIVRQIARAASGLTRRINLIADKALLAAFSENTHTIEAHHVEAALRDSEFSRPPRKRIMAAPPPYAWAAAALVAGIAIGVGVYAAVDRGAAHSAPVPPAPVVAAMPAAAPVSAAAPTAAPAPAAAAPASAPAAV
- a CDS encoding sigma-54 dependent transcriptional regulator — translated: MSEEAKPDLLIVDDDPVISDTLSFVLASDFNVYVADSRAQVKSLLRQLDRPPQLALVDLGLPPTPHRPDEGFRLVSELVAYSPEMKILVLSGQSDEMNARHARTLGAVDFVHKPCEPDTLRELLTRALEVRDAEVEALPSSGLLGSSVLIEKLRQQIGQFANAPFPVLIEGESGSGKELVAQSLHALSHRAGRPFLALNCAAISPTLVEPTLFGYARGAFTGATTPRAGYFEDAQDSTLFLDEIGELPLELQAKLLRVLENGEFQRVGETQSRVSNARVIAATNRDMRQEIRAGRFRADLYHRLSVFTLSVPPLRDLGDDKAVLLDHFRDVYARQAGVEGFRLDGNALALWSDYSFPGNVRELRNIVIRLTTKHAGQEITAEQLQAELDMESMDVDVGLPVTQDFNAILEAAKRQLQFNKSFDLDSTLQQWERGYVEAALAITHGNLTRAAKLLGIHRTTLYSRMQNYASEDVAQK
- a CDS encoding ABC transporter ATP-binding protein, with product MDSSPALAFRGVSKAFGATRALDDFTLEVARGELFALVGGNGAGKTTLIKCLLDFTTPDSGAIEIAGRTHRDTASRADLAFLPERFNPPHYLTGRDFLRYMAQLHRRPYDEAGVRAVFERLDLALSALDRPARTYSKGMTQKLGLAACLVSGKTLQVLDEPTSGLDPKARALLKRELRRLREAGRTIFFTSHALADVQELSDRMAVVQNGRLMFAGTPDALVERHGAASLEQAFLACIGERAAA
- a CDS encoding ABC transporter ATP-binding protein; translated protein: MAQEPLIEIKNVGFAYDRRPVLIDVDMTIPKGKVVAIMGVSGSGKTTLLRLISGVVKPSSGQVRVAGTLVNDLDQGGVFELRRRMGMLFQFGALFTDLSVFDNVAFQMREHTDLPERMIRDLVMMKLNAVGLRGAAKLMPAELSGGMARRVALARAIALDPMIMMYDEPFTGLDPISLGVIGNLIRRLNDALGATSLVVTHDVYEALEIVDYVYYMADGVVVAHGTPAQMRASTDPLVRQFVYGEIDGPTPFQYPARGYAQDLKLAH
- the mlaE gene encoding lipid asymmetry maintenance ABC transporter permease subunit MlaE encodes the protein MFNRTSSLGIRGIGHHTVDMVWRLGYASRFFGLTIASSGTTFRRIRLLIRELYYTGVLSLIIILVSGLFVGMVLGLQGYYTLQTYGSESALGVLVALSLVRELGPVVAALLFASRAGSAMTAEIGLMKATEQLAAMEMMAVDPIARVVAPRFWAGVISMPLLAALFSAMGVFGGYLVGVVLIGVDEGSFWSQMQSAVDFYNDILNGVLKSFVFGVAVTWISLFEGYDAPPTAEGVSGATTRTVVTSSLAILGLDFLLTSFMFRGF
- the mlaD gene encoding outer membrane lipid asymmetry maintenance protein MlaD produces the protein MERSTLDLWVGLFVCAGIAALLVLAMKVGNMTSIGLGNQTYTLYANFDNIGGLKPRAPVKSAGVVVGRVTSIGFDNERFNARVELAIENSFKFPKDTTASILTSGLLGEQYIGLEAGGDPQNLASGESLKLTQSAVVLEKLISQFLYSKAAEGGDNNAKK
- a CDS encoding ABC transporter substrate-binding protein produces the protein MKKLITALFFALAASASHALADVAPDALAKSVTDEVLAIIRADKDLQAGNPQKVAQLVETKVLPHFNFTRMTQLAVGRNWRQASAEQQKVLTEEFKTLLVRTYTTAFTGYRNQTIEYRPVRMSPVDTDVIVKSLIKQPTGQPVAVDYSMEKVGSTWKVYDVKIEGISLVENYRNTFNAEVQRTGVDGLIAALRNKNKALASQTAAAAR
- a CDS encoding STAS domain-containing protein, whose amino-acid sequence is MIVCEGERCRVEGALTMANVTAVLEESRRAFQSPRIVVDLAGLTEVDSSALSLLLEWRRLAAADKRAIEYTNLPDNLRTLADLYGVSELLPAS
- a CDS encoding ABC transporter ATP-binding protein; this encodes MTPAIQVDRVAKSFAGVHALAGVSLEVEQGEFFGLLGPNGAGKTTLISIVAGLTRATAGSARVMGHDVVKDYREARRALGVVPQELVFDPFFTVRETLRIQSGYFGVRANDAWIDEVIEELDLTDKANTNMRALSGGMKRRVLVGQALVHKPPVIVLDEPTAGVDVELRQALWRFVRRLNRDGHTIVLTTHYLEEAEALCGRIAMLKQGRIVALDTTQNLLRRHSGCYVELRVEPDRLPDRLEPRVVERREKGEYRLAMKSYDEVAELITSLRSAGVKVHELEVLHPDLEEVFVQIMNQ
- a CDS encoding ABC transporter permease, translating into MTGFYTLFYKEWLRFWKVSVQTVLAPVLTAMLYLLVFAHTLRGHVEAYPGIGYTTFLVPGLAMMAVLQNAFANSSSSLMQSKMQGNIVFVLLPPLSHREFFLAYLLAAVARGLLVGAGVFAATIAFVDVPVAHPVWAVAYALAGSAVMGTLGIIAGLQADKVDQLSAFQNFIVLPLTFLSGVFYSIHSLPPFWQTLSHFNPIFYMIDGFRYGFFGQADVSPWLSLTIVTSSFLALSLLTLSLIRSGYKLRR
- a CDS encoding BolA family protein, which gives rise to MTMDPNLIKQYIEQNLETEHVEVAGDGRHFEAIIVSPLFRGKRMVQQHQLVYAALGDRMREEIHALSMKTLTPEEWKAQRG